In Nicotiana tabacum cultivar K326 chromosome 2, ASM71507v2, whole genome shotgun sequence, the following proteins share a genomic window:
- the LOC107765708 gene encoding uncharacterized protein LOC107765708, which yields MVIRFKKRQVLGPEGHLAKLRQSTIVADYQVRFEALSNETLILLEEGPLDPNIALDSFVTNEILAEELQCLEVQQHFTISYHALTGRNSSTTLRFKGEINGSHVHVDGGSTDNFIQSRAAKFLNLKVEATPRFSVIAGSGQRLPCTGVVRNMKLLVQECSLILDLYVLDLNDAEVVLGVSWLATLGPVVTDYHERIFDFFLGGNCYR from the exons ATGGTCATTCGTTTTAAGAAGCGGCAAGTTCTGGGTCCCGAAGGCCATTTAGCAAAGCTACGGCAATCCACCATCGTCGCTGATTATCAAGTTCGATTTGAGGCCTTATCAAACGAAACA CTTATTCTATTAGAAGAGGGTCCGTTGGATCCTAACATTGCTCTAGATTCCTTTGTTACAAATGAAATTTTAGCTGAGGAATTACAATGTCTCGAGGTCCAGCAGCACTTTACGATTTCATATCATGCATTGACAGGTAGGAATTCCTCCACTACCCTGCGTTTTAAAGGTGAAATTAATGGTTCTCATGTCCATGTGGATGGGGGAAGCACAGATAACTTTATTCAATCCCGTGCTGCTAAGTTTTTGAATCTAAAGGTGGAAGCCACACCTCGATTTTCGGTTATAGCTGGCAGTGGTCAAAGGCTTCCTTGTACGGGAGTAGTAAGAAATATGAAGTTGTTGGTCCAGGAATGTAGCTTGATTTTGGACCTTTATGTCTTGGATTTAAATGATGCGGAAGTAGTTTTAGGGGTATCTTGGTTAGCCACATTAGGTCCGGTGGTTACTGACTATCATGAGCGTATCTTCGATTTTTTCCTTGGTGGCAATTGTTACAGATGA